One stretch of bacterium DNA includes these proteins:
- a CDS encoding AraC family transcriptional regulator, translating into MEFAQATVHRPVRLQEIAAAAGLSVRHCTRLFKEHTGLSPIQFCIQQRMAMAENLVINTSEPFKQVAMSLGYEDALNFSVQFKQHFKMSPRHYREKARGR; encoded by the coding sequence ATGGAATTTGCACAGGCCACCGTCCACCGTCCGGTCCGATTACAGGAGATCGCGGCGGCAGCAGGTCTATCTGTACGTCATTGCACGCGACTGTTCAAAGAACATACCGGGCTCTCCCCCATACAGTTCTGCATTCAACAACGCATGGCCATGGCGGAAAATCTTGTCATCAACACGAGCGAACCGTTTAAGCAGGTGGCGATGTCGTTGGGCTACGAAGATGCCCTGAATTTCTCGGTGCAGTTTAAACAACACTTCAAAATGAGCCCGCGCCACTACCGGGAAAAGGCACGTGGACGCTAA